TGAATTACTGATATTACCAGCAGAATCACTGGTAGCAAGATAGAAGTTTCCAGGTAGTTTCGCTAGCACCTGGCTGAATTTGGATTGGGCTGGTTGGTTTTCCCCGCTGGCGGTTTCCCGCTTGGTCATTTTGCGAATGGTCATAATGGTTAGTGGAATGACCAAGACGATGTAGCCAATGATTCCACCAAGCAAAATTAAGAACCAATAACTAGTAAAGAAGTTCCAACCGTAAATTAAACTTCCCAGGATAAAGGAAATTACATAGACAATAAATAGTTCGACGAATCTTTTTAAATACATCAGCGCACCTCATTTAAATTTACTACTATATATTGTAAGTCCTTTAAATGAATTTTGATACTCTGATTAATGAATTAATACAAAAAAGGTAGATGCATTAAATTAATCGCATCTACCTTATTGTTACTTATTAATTGATTAAATTAGAATTTAAAGAACCACGTAAAAATGTTAAAGATTGATGGCATAGTTAACACCTCCTTAGTTATCTAAATACACTATAACTTAGATTTAGGAATCTTTAACCAAATGTAGTAAATCTACTTCATTTTTCAGATTAACTAGTTAGCCAGTGTGTTACAATACTCACCAAATTGTTGTCATGCAATTAGGATGATTTTAATATTAAGGAGGAGCTATTTTGACAGAGTTTGGAAAATTATTGAAATACTTACGTACAAGCCGTCAGGTTACCCAAAGCCAGTTGGCGCATAACCTAATTTCACGTGATACGGTAGTACGAATTGAAAATAAACATCAAAGTCCTTCTTTTGAAACAGGAACTGAAATACTGGAAAAATTAGGTATTTCTCTAAGTGATTTTGATAAGCAGCGAGCTGCCTATAATCCTAATAGTTTTTCTGAGTTAAGTCAGTTGTTTTTATATCAACTAAGTAGTTCTGGTGATCATCAAACCCTAGAAAGAATCAAAGGATTAGCACGGAAAATTTATCAAAAAGATGAGAACAACACTGCGAGAAATATCATGTTAGCTGTAGAAGCAATGATGAAAATTGATGATGAGAATTTTGACGTGCAAAAACTAAAATCATTACGGCGTTTACTAAAACCAGTCTGGAATGATTTATCGAAAATTGATGAGTGGTGCATGTTGGACTTACGAATTTTAGATGCGAGCCTGTTTTTCTTTGAATTAGAAACGGCCCGCGAGATTATGTACCACGCTTTTCGAATTATTGATAAAAAATATCCGACATTAGCAGGATTAAAAGCAGCATTTAGTGCTAATTACTGTTACTTATTAATTTTAAACCAAAAAATTAAAGCACCATTTTTAGAATTAGCAGAATCACGGAAAATTGCTTCACAGACTGGTAGATATGATTTAGTTTTAGTGGCTGATATTCGCCGGATTGTCTTAGAACATTTACCTGATTATGAAATTAAGGTAAATCATAAGTTAGCCATTTTAAATGATTTGGGTGCCCAAAAGTTAGTTATATCGTTACGAAAGGAAATTAATACTATTTTAGCTAGGTAATTGTAATAATTTTGCTACAATCTTAAAATATTTTCGATAAAGTTTTAGAATAACTTTAATCAACTCAAACAAACCGGAAGGGGATTATAGATGTTTAATAAAACTTGTCGAAAAAAGATGTACAAAGCGGGGAAGTCCTGGGTAATTGGGGCAATTTTCACCATTACGTTAGCTGGAGTTACCGTAGTTGGTGGGAACCAGGTCTCTGCTGCTGATAATCAGAATGAACCAGCTACTAGTATAACTAAACAGGTTGATTCTAATGAAGCGAATAAAGCTGATGATAGTCAACAGACGCCAGATCAAAAGCAACCTGATGTAAAAGCTGCTGAGGAAAATCCAACAGTTACGCAACTAGCAACCAAAACTGATGCTGCCACTGGAAATACGCAAACGGAAGCAGCTCAAACGGAAAAGCAGGAAAGTCAGTCAGAAAAAAGTAGCGTTGCTGCAGAAGCTCCGCAGCAAGCAGCTAATTTAGAACAAGATGCTGCTAATAATGCTTCAGATCAACAAAAGGCGGTTCAATCAACATCAGAACAAACACAAACTGATGCTAATGCTAAAGAGACGAACGTCGAGTCACAAACTAATCAATTAGATTCAAAGGCTAGTTCTGATCAAGCAGATTCCGAAAAACAAAACTCGGAAAGTGGCGAACAACCAGATTCAAAGAATGAACTTCGTCATGACTCCAAAGAAACAAAAAATACAGATTCTAACCAGCAACCCGAATCAGCAAAAACTGATGATGAAGAACAAGATGAAGAAGAGACTGATTCTAACAAACAAAATAAATTACCGGAAAAACCAGGACAGTATCTTGATAAAAATGGTGATTTTTACTATCAATATGATGATGGTAGCTATGCTAAAGGTTTAACCACGATTAGTGGATTCACTCAATACTTTGATTCTGACGGAAAACAAGTAAAAGGTAACTACGCTACGATTGATGGTAAAAATTATTACTTTAAGCCCGGGAGTGGTAATCTTGCCACTGGAATTCAAACGATTAATTCCCAAAAAATTGCATTTAATAAAGATGGTAGTCGAGTGCAAAACTCATTTTATGAATCTGATAAGCAAAAAGCATTGAATAATTTAGATGCTTTAAAATTGCAACCAGACGATGATGACGAAACTGGGAATAGCGCTAGTTCAAATAGTAACCCTTATTATCACCAACGGAAAAAAGAAAATGACAAAAATAAAGTATCCGGAAATATTTATTATGTCGATCAAAACGGTGAAATTGTAACAGGATTACAAACGGTTGATAAAAAAACTTACTATTTTGACGGTAGCGGAATTATGCGGCGGGGATTCTCAGGAGTCTTTAATGGAGAATTACTTTATTTTGATGCTAAGACTGGAATTGCAACGGAAACTAAAAATTCCAAAATCAAAGAAGGAATTAATGATCAGACCACTGCATACACACCTCATAATGCTGTCAATGGAACCTCAAAGGATAATTTTAAAAACATTGATGGATATTTAACTGCTGAGTCATGGTATCGACCAAAAGAAATTTTGGCTGAGGGGAAAGACTGGCGGGCATCGACAGCTAATGACTATCGTCCGATTCTAATGACTTGGTGGCCAGACAAAAAGACGGAAGTTAACTATTTAAATTATATGGTTAAAGCCGGCTTAATTGATAACCAGCAAGGGTTTAAACTTGATGATGATCAACATTTATTAAATGAATCAGTTACCGCTGTGCAAAAAGCGATTGAAACTAAAATTAGTCAACGGAATGATACAGAATGGTTACGTGAATTGATGAAAGATTTCATCAAAGAACAACCACAGTGGAATATTATTAGTGAAACTCCTAATCATGATCACTTGCAACGAGGAGCGTTAAGTTTCGTTAACAGTAAATTGACGCCTGACTCTAATTCAAACTTCCGTTTGATGAATCGGACGCCAACGAACCAAACTGGAAAAGAAAAGTATGACGTTGATAAAAGTAAGGGTGGATTTGAGTTACTATTAGCTGATGATGTTGATAATTCCAATCCTGTGGTTCAAGCGGAACAATTAAACTGGTTACATTTCTTAATGCACTTTGGTTCCATTACTAATAATGATCCAGATGCTAATTTTGATGGAATTAGAATTGATGCCGTTGATAACGTTGATGCTGATTTACTCAATATTTCTGCCAAGTACTTTGATTCCTTATATGGGGTAAAAAAATCTGATAAAAATGCGATGAGTCATTTGTCCATTTTAGAGGATTGGAGTCATAATGATCCGCTTTACATGCGTGATCATGGTCAAGGTCAGCTTAGTATGGATGATTATAGCCATACGCAGTTAATCTGGTCACTAACTAAACCAGATAAACTGCGGGGTGCGATGAAACGATTCTTAGAATATAAAATGGTAGATCGAAGCCGAGATAATCAAGATAATCAAGCTCTACCTAATTACTCTTTCGTAAGAGCACACGATAGTGAGGTGCAAACGGTCATTGCGCAAATTATCGAGGATTTATATCCTGGGGTGAAAAATAGTTTGGCACCAACCCAAGCTCAGCTTGATGCTGCTTTCAAAGTTTACAATGAGGATATGAAGCAGGCTAAGAAAAAGTATACTCATTACAATATGCCGAGTGCATATGCAATGATGCTTACCAACAAAGACACGATTCCTCGGATTTACTATGGAGATTTGTATACTGATGATGGGGCATTCATGGAAACCAAATCACCGTACTTTGAAGCAATCGATAATTTCCTTAAGACCAGAATGAAATATGTAGCTGGTGGGCAAACGATGGATGTCGATAAAAATGATGTCTTAACCAGCGTTCGCTTTGGAAAAGGGGCTATGAATGTCGATGACCAAGGGACTGATGAAACTAGAACCGAAGGAATTGGAGTAATTGTCAGCAATAATCACGATTTGAAGTTAAATGAATCTGATCAAGTTGTATTGCACATGGGAGCTGCCCATCGAAACCAAGCCTTTAGAGCAGTAATTTTAACGACGACCGATGGCTTACAAAATTATGCTACTGATGAACAGGCTCCCGTTCGTTGGACAAATGAAAATGGAGATTTAATTTTCACTGGTAATGAAATTAAGGGTTATCTCAATCCGCAAGTTTCTGGATATCTTTCTGCATGGGTTCCGGTTGGGGCAGCCGCAAATCAAGATGCAAGAACTAACGCCAGTGACCAACAGAATAACGATGGGAATACTTTCCGGTCTAATTCGGCTTTAGATTCACAAGTTATTTTTGAAGGATTTTCAAATTTTCAAGCAATGCCGAAAACGATTGATGAATTTGCTAACGTTCGGATTGCTAAAAATGCTCAAATGTTCCGTGATTGGGGAATTACTAGTATGCAGCTTGCACCACAGTATCGGTCTAGTGAAGACGACACTTTCCTAGACTCAATCGTTAAAAATGGATACGCATTTTCAGACCGATACGATCTTGGATTCAATACGCCAACTAAATATGGAACTGATGGACAGTTGCGTGATGCAATTAAGGCGCTTCATGCCCAAGGAATTCAAGTTATGGCTGACTTTGTTCCTGACCAACTTTACAACATGAAAAAGCAGGAACTAACGACGGTCAATCGGACGGACTCCCTAGGAAAGCAGAATACTGATTCTGATATGCAGGGAGACCTATATGTTTCTAATACCCGTGGTGGTGGAGCTTACCAAGAAAAATTTGGTGGAGAATTCTTAGATCAATTGCAAAAAGATTATCCAGAATTATTTAAGGATAAACAGATTTCAACTGGTCAACCAATTGATCCAAGCACTAAAATTAAGGAATGGTCTGCTAAATACTTCAATGGAAGTAACATTGAAGGTAAGGGTAAAGATTTCGTCTTAAAGGATCCTTCTACTGGTCATTACTTCAAGGTGGTTGATAATGGGAACGGTAATGGCTATCTGCCAAAACAATTGGTTAACCTACCTTCTTCCGCCGGATTTACTCGTGATCAACAAGGAATTATTTACTTTGATACGAGCGGTTATCAAGCTAAGCATTCTATCATTAAAGATGACTTAGATAATTACTACTACTTTGATGACAGTGGTCATTTAGCAACGGGAGAACAAACGATTAATGGTTCCAAGTATTACTTTTTACCAAATGGAACTGAACTAAGAAGTTCATTCTTCCAGGGGCAAGATGGCAATACGTATTATTACACCGGTTCAGGAAAACAAGCGCGTAACCAATACGTTCTAGATAAGGGTGGTAATGCCTACTACTTTGGTGATGATGGGAAGATGTTGACTAATCAACTATATTCCGTTGAAGGACGGTATACCCAATATTTTGACCAGAATGGGGTGGAAGCTAAAGACCGCTTTGTTAAAACTCCCGATGGTCACGTTCATTACTTTGATGATGGAAGCGGAAACTTAGTTGCTAATCGTTATGCTGGTGATCATGATGGTAACTGGTATTACATTGATAGGAACGGAAATGCTGCGACTGGACTGATTGAGCTAGATGGAGTGAAAAAATATTTCCACGACAATGGAATTCAAAGTAAGGGTGAATTTATTGACCTTGGAAATAATCAATTTTTCTATACCGATGCAAGAGACGGACACATTGTTTCTGGATATCAAGTAATTAATGGACATCCACATTATTTCGATCCTAAGACTTCAATTCAAGTTAAAGGTGATTTTGCTACTAATCCGGAAACCGGTAAAACTTATTACTTTGATGTAAATAATGGTACTCCGGTAGAAAATCAATATATTACCAAAGATGGTAAAACTTATTATCTTAATGCTGCTGGTGAAAAGGTATACGGAACCCAAGTGATTGGGGGAAAAACCGTTAACTTTGATCCACAAACGGGAGCATTGTTACAAGAAACTGTAGATGACAAACCTGAAGCTACTACGGTTACTAATAACGATGAAGCCAAAACAGCAGTTACTAATTAATAATTAACACGTATTTAAGGAAGTAGTTTAAAAGCTACTTCCTTTTTTATTGGTTGAAAACGTTGATATAAAGCGATTGCAACCCATCGTTGCGAGCTTGTCAGCGAAACAGAGCTAGAGATTCCCTAGTATATTAATCATTTGATTTGCTATATTGAGGACAGTAAAGTTAATCAACTTAGAGAGGACAGCGCAAATGCAAAATAATTCATTAGGGAAGCAAATTATTCGATTGCGACAACGACAACAATTATCTCAAGCTCAATTAGCGGAACGCTTATTTGTGTCTAGACAAGCAATCTCGAAATGGGAAAATGGGGACGCGGAACCGGATTTAGATAAATTAGTGCAACTAAGTCAAATTTTTAATGTCGATTTAGACTATTTAGTTTTAAATCAACCGATGCGACAAACGTCAATTTTGGCATTAACAAAGATTAGTAAAAGCTACAATCAACCGATTTT
This genomic stretch from Fructilactobacillus carniphilus harbors:
- a CDS encoding glycoside hydrolase family 70 protein, with the protein product MFNKTCRKKMYKAGKSWVIGAIFTITLAGVTVVGGNQVSAADNQNEPATSITKQVDSNEANKADDSQQTPDQKQPDVKAAEENPTVTQLATKTDAATGNTQTEAAQTEKQESQSEKSSVAAEAPQQAANLEQDAANNASDQQKAVQSTSEQTQTDANAKETNVESQTNQLDSKASSDQADSEKQNSESGEQPDSKNELRHDSKETKNTDSNQQPESAKTDDEEQDEEETDSNKQNKLPEKPGQYLDKNGDFYYQYDDGSYAKGLTTISGFTQYFDSDGKQVKGNYATIDGKNYYFKPGSGNLATGIQTINSQKIAFNKDGSRVQNSFYESDKQKALNNLDALKLQPDDDDETGNSASSNSNPYYHQRKKENDKNKVSGNIYYVDQNGEIVTGLQTVDKKTYYFDGSGIMRRGFSGVFNGELLYFDAKTGIATETKNSKIKEGINDQTTAYTPHNAVNGTSKDNFKNIDGYLTAESWYRPKEILAEGKDWRASTANDYRPILMTWWPDKKTEVNYLNYMVKAGLIDNQQGFKLDDDQHLLNESVTAVQKAIETKISQRNDTEWLRELMKDFIKEQPQWNIISETPNHDHLQRGALSFVNSKLTPDSNSNFRLMNRTPTNQTGKEKYDVDKSKGGFELLLADDVDNSNPVVQAEQLNWLHFLMHFGSITNNDPDANFDGIRIDAVDNVDADLLNISAKYFDSLYGVKKSDKNAMSHLSILEDWSHNDPLYMRDHGQGQLSMDDYSHTQLIWSLTKPDKLRGAMKRFLEYKMVDRSRDNQDNQALPNYSFVRAHDSEVQTVIAQIIEDLYPGVKNSLAPTQAQLDAAFKVYNEDMKQAKKKYTHYNMPSAYAMMLTNKDTIPRIYYGDLYTDDGAFMETKSPYFEAIDNFLKTRMKYVAGGQTMDVDKNDVLTSVRFGKGAMNVDDQGTDETRTEGIGVIVSNNHDLKLNESDQVVLHMGAAHRNQAFRAVILTTTDGLQNYATDEQAPVRWTNENGDLIFTGNEIKGYLNPQVSGYLSAWVPVGAAANQDARTNASDQQNNDGNTFRSNSALDSQVIFEGFSNFQAMPKTIDEFANVRIAKNAQMFRDWGITSMQLAPQYRSSEDDTFLDSIVKNGYAFSDRYDLGFNTPTKYGTDGQLRDAIKALHAQGIQVMADFVPDQLYNMKKQELTTVNRTDSLGKQNTDSDMQGDLYVSNTRGGGAYQEKFGGEFLDQLQKDYPELFKDKQISTGQPIDPSTKIKEWSAKYFNGSNIEGKGKDFVLKDPSTGHYFKVVDNGNGNGYLPKQLVNLPSSAGFTRDQQGIIYFDTSGYQAKHSIIKDDLDNYYYFDDSGHLATGEQTINGSKYYFLPNGTELRSSFFQGQDGNTYYYTGSGKQARNQYVLDKGGNAYYFGDDGKMLTNQLYSVEGRYTQYFDQNGVEAKDRFVKTPDGHVHYFDDGSGNLVANRYAGDHDGNWYYIDRNGNAATGLIELDGVKKYFHDNGIQSKGEFIDLGNNQFFYTDARDGHIVSGYQVINGHPHYFDPKTSIQVKGDFATNPETGKTYYFDVNNGTPVENQYITKDGKTYYLNAAGEKVYGTQVIGGKTVNFDPQTGALLQETVDDKPEATTVTNNDEAKTAVTN
- a CDS encoding helix-turn-helix domain-containing protein yields the protein MTEFGKLLKYLRTSRQVTQSQLAHNLISRDTVVRIENKHQSPSFETGTEILEKLGISLSDFDKQRAAYNPNSFSELSQLFLYQLSSSGDHQTLERIKGLARKIYQKDENNTARNIMLAVEAMMKIDDENFDVQKLKSLRRLLKPVWNDLSKIDEWCMLDLRILDASLFFFELETAREIMYHAFRIIDKKYPTLAGLKAAFSANYCYLLILNQKIKAPFLELAESRKIASQTGRYDLVLVADIRRIVLEHLPDYEIKVNHKLAILNDLGAQKLVISLRKEINTILAR